From Phaeodactylum tricornutum CCAP 1055/1 chromosome 11, complete sequence, one genomic window encodes:
- a CDS encoding predicted protein, whose translation KGRGLFASLNIPPRTLIHIAPCLRVDQGEYQSHMKHTILEHYLFNDSGGRKLLALGYGSLFNHSRTPNIDYRVDSTNLEIRYSVGHQPVLAGEELCIFYGVNLWFDDAEGSVESEPASEDE comes from the coding sequence AAGGGCCGGGGTCTATTCGCATCACTGAACATCCCTCCAAGAACACTTATTCACATTGCACCATGTCTTAGGGTCGACCAAGGTGAATATCAGAGCCACATGAAACACACAATACTCGAACACTACCTGTTCAACGATTCGGGTGGCCGCAAATTGCTGGCGCTAGGGTATGGCTCTTTGTTCAATCATTCACGAACTCCGAACATAGACTATCGCGTGGACTCGACGAATCTCGAAATACGATACAGTGTTGGACACCAACCTGTTTTAGCAGGGGAAGAGCTTTGTATTTTCTATGGGGTAAACTTGTGGTTTGACGATGCGGAAGGTAGTGTTGAAAGTGAGCCTGCAAGCGAAGACGAA
- the CYCH1 gene encoding predicted protein (H-type cyclin. Interacts with D-type CDK to form a CDK activating kinase (CAK)), which yields MKHHSSPALRPPFPLFHELDRPGIHDERIRPALCALQVACHVLKVSVECRFTASCLLHRFVAVQVVSIDQDEWQWITMACLFLAGKVEEEPRRLRDAINCASMITIPAQVLNEQETIGDSTQTHEELKTINENLGSFKKVRVQWNSSPPELDDAYWDAKRRIVEKEQFVLRWLAFDVSVSHPHRGVAAIVNHLVDCSPQWFGIVTPEQLVHQAWTHCNDALFSSQALSYPVMTLACAAVSITLRDRNIEESMEEQDWWKHFSVPKDKAASNT from the exons atgaagCATCATTCTTCTCCCGCGCTTCGACCACCATTTCCTTTGTTCCACGAACTGGATCGTCCCGGCATACACGACGAGCGGATACGGCCGGCTCTGTGTGCCTTGCAGGTAGCTTGCCACGTTTTGAAAGTCTCCGTAGAATGTCGATTTACGGCGTCTTGTTTGCTACACCGCTTTGTAGCAGTACAGGTGGTATCCATAGACCAGGATGAATGGCAGTGGATCACAATGGCATGCCTCTTTTTGGCGGGCaaagtggaagaagaacCCCGCCGTTTGCGCGATGCCATCAACTGTGCCTCGATGATTACCATTCCTGCGCAAGTTCTTAACGAGCAAGAAACAATCGGCGACTCGACCCAAACACATGAAGAGTTAAAAACGATCAACGAAAATCTTGGGAGTTTCAAAAAGGTGCGAGTGCAATGGAATTCCTCACCGCCAGAATTAGATGATGCGTACTGGGATGCGAAGCGTCGtatcgtcgaaaaagaacaattTGTTTTGCGATGGCTCGCGTTTGACGTTTCGGTTTCCCATCCGCACCGAGGAGTTGCCGCAATCGTCAACCATCTCGTGGATTGCTCACCTCAATGGTTTGGCATCGTTACCCCAGAGCAACTTGTGCATCAGGCGTGGACACATTGCAACGACGCTTTGTTTTCGTCCCAGGCGCTCAGTTATCCGGTGATGACACTAGCGTGTGCAGCTGTATCGATCACTCTTCGCGATCGCAATATCGAGGAGTCCATGGAAGAGCAAGATTGGTGGAAACACTTTTCTGTCCCGAAAG ACAAGGCTGCTAGCAATACGTGA
- a CDS encoding predicted protein — protein sequence MRHVTFFQACHTRVPILTDVIKPLFRRYDAAFSASNSFVLLPRTVALGSVANGDECSQPSQKMDEKPANTVLAVSENPEGVQWKRPDDSMHAHFDCFSGAAGDMMLASCIDAAGDIGDQLLGYVGESIRRGFPELDGEFELYRERVWRGMGSIAATKINVSSLYGHRAAPTPKLTTKTIDERDYKATEMAPHTDHDNSDPSFNQTHRHVHSHAHEQEGHTHHLEHNTSANQHSHDHEHVGEHSHVHSHEIRNSYSKDHNHASGPLRNLPQIREMLQSSSVEFIPLWVRDAAIEAFTELARAEATVHGASGKDTVYFHEVGAVDSIVDTVGTLLALHALGVESVSCSRLPLGEGTVWTDHGLLPVPAPATLLLMVGMPTSPGPPGVTGELVTPTAAALLRVLTKKDGISSIAGRPPRFVVNCVGIGAGTKNFRKHPNILRLLIGDSVVIDESTERT from the coding sequence ATGCGACATGTCACTTTCTTCCAGGCATGTCACACTCGAGTGCCAATCTTGACCGATGTCATCAAACCTCTGTTCCGCCGTTACGACGCAGCTTTTTCGGCTTCCAACTCTTTTGTGCTTTTGCCGAGAACTGTTGCGCTCGGATCTGTAGCAAATGGCGACGAATGCTCGCAGCCTTCGCAAAAAATGGATGAGAAGCCAGCAAACACGGTGCTTGCAGTTAGCGAAAACCCAGAGGGCGTTCAATGGAAACGTCCCGATGATTCGATGCACGCACATTTCGACTGTTTCTCTGGTGCTGCGGGTGACATGATGCTTGCTTCGTGTATCGATGCCGCAGGGGATATCGGTGACCAGCTGCTGGGATATGTGGGAGAGTCTATACGCCGCGGCTTCCCGGAGCTTGATGGCGAATTCGAGTTGTATAGGGAACGCGTCTGGAGAGGAATGGGTTCTATCGCTGCCACCAAGATAAACGTGAGCAGTCTCTACGGCCACAGAGCTGCACCGACTCCCAAGCTAACAACAAAAACCATAGATGAGCGCGATTACAAGGCTACTGAAATGGCGCCGCATACCGATCATGATAATTCCGACCCGTCTTTTAATCAAACTCACCGTCACGTACACTCTCACGCTCACGAGCAAGAAGGACACACTCATCATCTTGAGCACAATACATCTGCCAATCAGCATTCGCATGATCACGAACATGTCGGCGAACATTCGCATGTACATAGCCATGAAATACGAAACAGCTACTCAAAGGACCATAATCACGCGTCAGGACCACTTCGAAACCTGCCGCAAATCCGAGAAATGCTCCAAAGCTCGTCGGTCGAATTTATTCCTTTGTGGGTAAGGGACGCCGCGATCGAAGCATTTACCGAGCTCGCCCGTGCCGAAGCCACGGTACACGGTGCATCGGGAAAGGACACGGTGTACTTCCATGAAGTGGGAGCGGTTGACTCAATTGTCGACACTGTCGGCACTCTTCTGGCGTTGCATGCGCTAGGTGTTGAAAGTGTATCGTGTAGTCGGTTACCCTTGGGCGAAGGAACCGTTTGGACAGACCATGGCTTGCTTCCTGTACCAGCTCCGGCAACACTTCTTTTGATGGTTGGTATGCCAACAAGTCCTGGTCCACCAGGTGTTACCGGAGAGCTTGTCACACCGACAGCCGCAGCTCTTTTGCGTGTGCTGACGAAAAAAGATGGCATTTCTTCTATCGCGGGTAGACCTCCCCGGTTCGTTGTCAATTGTGTGGGAATAGGTGCCGGAACAAAAAACTTTCGAAAGCACCCAAACATTTTGCGTCTTTTGATTGGTGACTCCGTAGTGATTGACGAGAGCACAGAAAGGACATAG
- a CDS encoding predicted protein yields MSDRDIDLSKPSTDNDIPVAVAMVVSDPIRATHPVSFSFSASGTMTPQQIGYLQEQGFPNGLARELGNTRATYPLRFWVVDNSGSMRTNDGHQLRGAPNKIRVVPCNRWTELQGAVEYHAELAGILEATTTFRMLNDPGPKVGPQEFTVASDAAHIPVQSEVNQAVKIIRKSEPSGVTPLSEHLQEIRLRIEAVAPSLKAGGQQAVIVLATDGLPSDKKGESKEAVKNEFLASLRSLQNLPVWVVIRLCTDDEEIVTFYNDLDAVLELPFEVIDDFFGEGKEIYSANKWLNYGLPLHRCREMGYHHRIFDLLDERLLNKDELREFLELLFGADTLRNAPDIHLDWKGFASIVKQVVYANGTIFNPYTKRLDYWVDMKQLEKCYDNTRGFRLFGRRK; encoded by the coding sequence ATGTCTGATAGAGATATCGACCTCAGCAAGCCTAGCACCGACAATGATATTCCTGTCGCTGTCGCGATGGTCGTGAGCGATCCTATTCGAGCCACACATCCGGTTtcgttttccttttcggcatCCGGTACCATGACGCCCCAGCAAATAGGATATCTCCAAGAACAAGGCTTTCCGAATGGTCTCGCTCGCGAATTAGGAAATACACGGGCCACATATCCTCTTCGTTTCTGGGTTGTTGACAATTCCGGTTCAATGCGTACCAATGATGGACACCAGTTGAGAGGCGCTCCAAATAAGATTCGTGTGGTTCCTTGCAACCGTTGGACTGAACTCCAGGGCGCCGTGGAATACCACGCCGAATTGGCGGGCATTTTGGAAGCAACCACGACCTTTCGTATGCTCAACGATCCTGGTCCTAAAGTAGGACCGCAGGAGTTTACGGTCGCTTCCGATGCTGCTCACATACCGGTGCAGTCAGAGGTAAATCAGGCCGTGAAAATTATTAGGAAGAGCGAACCAAGTGGTGTAACACCACTGAGCGAGCACTTACAGGAGATCCGTTTGCGTATCGAAGCGGTCGCTCCATCTTTGAAGGCCGGCGGACAGCAAGCCGTGATTGTGTTGGCGACAGACGGGCTTCCCAGTGACAAGAAAGGGGAGAGTAAGGAGGCAGTCAAAAATGAGTTTTTGGCGTCCCTGAGATCCCTCCAAAATCTACCGGTATGGGTAGTCATCCGACTGTGTACCGACGATGAAGAGATAGTGACGTTTTACAACGACCTCGACGCCGTATTGGAGTTGCCATTTGAAGTTATCGACGATTTTTTCGGCGAAGGTAAAGAGATTTACAGTGCCAATAAATGGTTGAACTATGGCCTACCGTTGCATCGTTGTCGTGAGATGGGTTACCACCATCGGATATTTGATCTGTTAGATGAAAGGTTGCTCAACAAAGATGAGCTGCGTGAATTTTTGGAACTTCTCTTTGGAGCAGATACGCTTCGAAACGCTCCTGACATACATCTCGACTGGAAGGGTTTCGCCAGCATTGTAAAACAAGTAGTCTACGCGAATGGCACAATCTTCAATCCGTACACAAAAAGGCTAGACTACTGGGTCGACATGAAGCAACTTGAAAAGTGTTACGACAACACTAGAGGATTCCGCCTATTTGGTCGCCGCAAGTAG
- the NLTF gene encoding NF-X1-like transcription factor (similarity to R3H domain of the X1 box binding protein (NF-X1); The function of the domain is predicted to be binding ssDNA or ssRNA in a sequence-specific manner), producing the protein MRQAAIDRASTTMLAPSHVIRSSPVPTSTASDGAVALPNGGVNNDSHATSAREATTKSKRRRNNRTGKNDTASNKNSTLKEKAEKSKSAIAVQSGGEAEDRKPSVNRPIASSKGKKSRKRSAKKPTPTSIDNGSNDAPEMEGSQKTPSSSNAKPQEQGKKKPNRKRNARKKYPWRQHIPAESVDPITLDSLQSLTYPPFALVAEAPFDPVDVWPIPEVNEEVSKLSVVESEEERHRRVLEEQWGDKIKADDSVDEAHAKLVKPKSRHYHLYDGRALAYWMAASNQFIDPLNRRDITRDELVNLDYYLKKHGFHDLNVTEAYDTKGVTISTAGAAGNTAAGRATILQQEASVLLNSLFGRTSVSRSTQRDHNTGGASNPLMAQYQAYEGIQGEQPGTSQHHRNSNVTQEGSSSRVGNNGPGTYPYSETDAGVYGDLGGILIIDDDLNPGLRGAAAEFVPSTNPARNNGSSNANILWSASHIANRYSHASRVEQHEFPSLAPAAVPTASYTTKESLKKKRLPKVKTLNKIATAVKKTEPEELRRQWEAREEARRKAMMSTLRFGSDPSWNTLEEMEVPTSITTTRDGSPSETHLERNRAFAEALGVTPVTQRESVYTGWARPVLHKMELGEFGDELNVTIFPDALIMEARERMQLLSKIEKKWKGFLIDDTAASLPLSRMDRPTRAFIHLYSDYWKLHTESFDPEPNRYIHCVKLRDTAAPYPLLSDAARNWRGPRPLLQNSVESDRASLQTAGQSTGRDLSRSGERVPLHLKPRSTDTESPLIAGGISIGGACTHTLNGDLVPTSRFAALACETERPKLDLQKRTLPLEMPPFQPEEKGFNVSELSQKQRERMEEKSQKEREKSEQQRRLLAQAFASDDEGDGVMDVDDDSWQEPEAEYQSSNEDES; encoded by the coding sequence ATGCGACAAGCAGCCATAGATCGTGCATCGACAACGATGCTGGCTCCCAGTCATGTCATTCGAAGTAGTCCAGTGCCGACTTCAACGGCATCGGATGGTGCTGTTGCTTTACCCAACGGTGGCGTGAACAACGACTCTCATGCTACTTCAGCGAGAGAAGCTACAACGAAAAGCAAGCGGCGGCGAAATAATCGGACCGGAAAGAACGATACAGCATCGAACAAGAACTCGACTTTAAAGGAAAAAGCGGAGAAAAGCAAATCTGCAATTGCGGTTCAGTCCGGGGGAGAAGCGGAGGATCGCAAGCCCTCCGTCAACAGGCCCATAGCATCGTCGAAAGGGAAGAAGTCACGGAAGAGATCTGCGAAGAAACCGACACCTACTAGTATCGACAATGGCTCTAATGATGCACCAGAAATGGAGGGCAGCCAGAAAACGCCTTCGTCGAGCAACGCAAAACCTCAAGAACaaggaaagaagaagccgaatCGGAAGCGAAACGCGCGCAAAAAGTATCCATGGCGCCAACATATTCCAGCCGAGTCGGTCGACCCGATTACGCTCGACTCTTTACAGTCACTGACATATCCACCGTTTGCCCTTGTGGCCGAAGCGCCATTCGACCCAGTAGACGTTTGGCCTATTCCCGAAGTCAATGAGGAAGTTTCTAAACTATCCGTTGTGGAAAGCGAGGAAGAACGCCATCGAAGAGTACTGGAAGAGCAGTGGGgtgacaaaatcaaagcggATGATTCCGTTGACGAAGCGCACGCCAAACTAGTCAAGCCGAAATCACGACATTATCACTTATACGACGGGCGAGCCTTGGCATACTGGATGGCTGCTTCAAATCAATTCATTGATCCACTAAATCGACGCGATATTACGCGAGACGAGCTCGTGAATCTTGATTACTACTTGAAAAAACACGGCTTTCATGATTTGAACGTGACAGAAGCATACGACACAAAAGGCGTGACTATTTCGACGGCGGGGGCCGCTGGCAATACGGCAGCAGGACGTGCGACTATTCTTCAACAGGAAGCTTCGGTTTTGCTAAAttctctttttggaagaacgTCGGTATCCCGATCGACCCAACGTGACCACAATACAGGAGGAGCGTCAAATCCACTCATGGCTCAGTATCAGGCGTATGAGGGTATTCAAGGAGAACAACCGGGGACAAGTCAGCATCACCGAAATTCAAACGTAACGCAGGAAGGCTCGTCTTCTCGTGTGGGAAATAATGGACCCGGCACTTATCCTTACAGCGAAACAGACGCAGGTGTATATGGGGATTTGGGTGGAATTCTGATCATTGACGATGATCTAAATCCTGGCCTCCGAGGAGCTGCTGCAGAGTTTGTCCCTTCTACAAATCCAGCACGAAATAACGGCTCTTCGAACGCCAACATCTTGTGGTCCGCCAGTCACATTGCCAATCGTTATAGTCACGCATCACGTGTTGAACAGCATGAGTTTCCATCTTTGGCACCTGCCGCCGTGCCGACGGCCTCCTACACCACAAAAGAGTcgctgaagaagaaacgtCTACCAAAGGTCAAAACCCTAAACAAAATTGCAACAGCTGtcaaaaagacggaaccTGAAGAATTACGACGGCAGTGGGAGGCACGTGAAGAAGCACGGCGGAAGGCTATGATGAGCACTTTACGTTTTGGGTCCGATCCTTCTTGGAATACCTTGGAGGAGATGGAAGTACCAACATCGATAACTACCACGAGGGATGGGAGTCCTTCAGAAACTCATTTAGAACGCAACAGAGCTTTTGCAGAAGCTTTAGGTGTTACACCAGTCACACAACGGGAATCAGTGTACACAGGCTGGGCGCGTCCTGTGCTACACAAAATGGAATTGGGCGAGTTTGGTGACGAGCTGAACGTCACAATTTTCCCAGATGCTTTGATTATGGAAGCCAGAGAACGCATGCAGCTTCTGAGCAAGATTGAGAAAAAATGGAAAGGATTTTTGATAGATGATACGGCAGCATCGCTTCCGCTTAGTCGGATGGACAGACCTACCCGTGCTTTCATTCATCTCTACTCCGACTATTGGAAGCTGCATACGGAAAGTTTTGATCCGGAACCGAATCGATATATTCACTGTGTCAAGTTGCGTGACACTGCTGCACCTTATCCACTCTTGTCTGACGCGGCTCGTAATTGGAGAGGCCCCAGGCCTTTGCTCCAGAATTCTGTCGAGTCCGATCGCGCTTCTCTTCAAACGGCAGGGCAAAGCACAGGGCGGGATCTGTCACGATCTGGCGAACGTGTACCATTGCATCTAAAACCACGATCGACTGACACAGAATCACCTCTAATTGCTGGTGGTATATCCATCGGTGGCGCTTGTACGCACACACTGAATGGAGATTTAGTTCCTACATCACGGTTTGCAGCTCTGGCTTGTGAAACAGAACGGCCCAAGCTCGATCTACAGAAACGGACGTTGCCCTTAGAAATGCCACCGTTTCAgccggaagaaaaaggattcAACGTTTCAGAGTTGTCTCAAAAGCAACGGGAACGCATGGAAGAAAAGTCCCAAAAGGAACGAGAAAAATCAGAGCAGCAACGCCGTTTATTAGCACAGGCATTCGCAAGTGACGACGAAGGTGATGGAGTTATGGACGTTGATGACGATAGCTGGCAGGAGCCTGAAGCTGAATACCAGAGCAGCAACGAAGATGAATCTTAA
- the HSP20 gene encoding HSP20 (HSP20 are synthesized in response to heat shock or other environmental stress. They seem to act as chaperones that can protect other proteins against heat-induced denaturation and aggregation; HSP20) family): protein MRTTISTIIAILGATALAEGRTHGSVLAPRHYLYSRPRDAFDLVSDMFSIPYFNQDILPSQSNTFLRQMHSQLDRAARSETPRYDVYQDPETGMIEMTMEVPGIHARDLTVELENKRLLRIKGSRKSRQNGSLQESTFEQSFQIDENVDPDNLKVTLSAGILRIQAPKKERLVKRLDIATTGEEASLMVESKADAVHDESKEKTVDGLEISTEDLV from the coding sequence ATGCGCACTACAATTTCTACGATCATTGCTATCCTCGGGGCTACAGCTTTGGCTGAAGGCAGAACTCATGGGTCTGTTCTAGCCCCGCGTCATTATCTATACAGTCGTCCGAGAGATGCCTTCGATCTAGTAAGCGACATGTTTTCTATACCCTATTTCAATCAAGACATACTGCCTTCGCAGTCAAACACTTTCCTGCGCCAAATGCATTCGCAGCTTGATAGAGCGGCTCGTTCCGAGACGCCCCGGTACGATGTATATCAGGATCCTGAAACCGGAATGATTGAAATGACAATGGAAGTCCCTGGAATTCACGCTAGAGACCTCACTGTGGAACTTGAGAATAAAAGGCTTCTAAGAATCAAAGGATCCCGCAAATCGAGGCAAAATGGATCGCTTCAAGAGTCAACTTTTGAGCAGTCGTTCCAAATTGACGAAAATGTCGATCCCGACAACTTGAAGGTGACTCTTTCCGCTGGAATTTTGCGGATTCAAGCTCCAAAGAAAGAACGCCTCGTCAAGCGCCTCGACATCGCCACCACTGGAGAGGAAGCGAGCTTGATGGTAGAGTCGAAGGCGGATGCAGTACATGACGAGTCAAAAGAAAAAACCGTGGACGGTCTTGAGATCTCGACCGAGGATCTTGTGTAG
- a CDS encoding predicted protein, whose product MRRIVMVEEDPDQQPLFFAGFLAETPNAEQRRRISTGLVVDVKHSPKGADAGMKIALSLGSWSDARATGVLRYIYSSGFRTRLIPKPKPIGGVCDVTRFEAEDIPMAYGTAIPMAVPKVSAPPAHTYDLRTATSINGGRSSRVLLPNQNEKPRLTNEMRKALKDQGYTEGLAEALIKNKIAFPLSIWVVDNSGSMANRDGHRIVETAAKSNIKLVSCTRWAEMQQTVEYHIQMAALLRNPTVFRLLNDPGKVAGPQQFSVAERNERYLSEDVAIAQQVMLNAAPSGVTPLTEHIHEIRENVRALEPSLRSDGTKVVLVLATDGLPSNYRGISDAVSKREFEEALRSLEGMPVWIVIRLCTDEEEVVKYWSDLDAELELSLEVIDDFVGEAEEVNSHNKWLNYGLPLQRMREMGFHSKLFDLLDEQQLSKGELRDFCRILFGDNLMDGVPDPEADWKGFYRDIQRLVEGENKTWNPVKRRLEPWIDMKRLKKDYGGGWLW is encoded by the exons ATGCGCCGTATCGTCATGGTGGAGGAGGATCCCGACCAACAACCACTTTTCTTCGCTGGGTTTTTGGCCGAGACGCCGAATGCCGAACAACGACGCCGAATCAGCACGGGCCTCG TCGTTGATGTGAAACACTCTCCGAAGGGTGCGGACGCAGGTATGAAGATTGCTCTCTCGCTCGGATCGTGGTCAGACGCGCGTGCAACGGGAGTTTTACGTTACATTTACAGTAGCGGCTTCCGAACACGACTGATCCCCAAACCCAAACCGATTGGTGGGGTCTGCGATGTAACACGTTTCGAAGCCGAGG ATATACCCATGGCGTACGGAACAGCAATTCCCATGGCCGTCCCCAAGGTATCAGCTCCTCCCGCACATACTTACGACTTAAGAACGGCGACATCCATAAACGGAGGCCGCAGTTCTCGTGTTCTGTTGCCGAACCAAAACGAAAAACCGAGATTGACCAACGAGATGAGAAAGGCTTTGAAAGACCAGGGGTACACTGAAGGTCTCGCCGAAGCGCTCATTAAAAACAAAATTGCGTTTCCTCTCTCTATCTGGGTAGTGGACAACTCTGGCTCGATGGCAAACCGGGATGGACATCGAATCGTAGAAACTGCTGCTAAGAGCAACATCAAGCTAGTATCCTGTACACGTTGGGCCGAGATGCAGCAGACTGTCGAATACCACATACAAATGGCGGCTTTGCTCCGGAATCCTACCGTCTTTCGACTATTGAACGATCCCGGCAAAGTGGCCGGCCCACAACAATTTTCGGTAGCCGAACGCAACGAGCGCTACCTTTCCGAAGACGTTGCGATCGCCCAACAAGTCATGTTGAACGCGGCACCCAGCGGTGTCACGCCTTTGACGGAACACATACACGAAATACGTGAAAATGTTCGTGCTTTGGAACCATCACTAAGGTCTGATGGTACCAAGGTTGTCTTGGTCCTGGCAACCGACGGCTTACCTTCAAATTACAGAGGTATTTCGGATGCGGTATCGAAGCGAGAGTTCGAAGAAGCTCTGCGGTCGCTAGAAGGCATGCCAGTGTGGATCGTTATTCGACTTTGTACCGATGAAGAGGAAGTCGTCAAGTATTGGTCGGATTTGGATGCTGAGCTAGAGTTAAG CCTGGAAGTCATTGACGATTTTGTTGgggaagcggaagaagtcAACAGTCACAACAAATGGCTGAACTACGGTTTACCTCTTCAACGGATGCGCGAAATGGGATTTCATAGTAAATTGTTTGACCTGCTAGATGAGCAACAGTTGTCCAAAGGCGAGCTGCGCGACTTTTGCCGCATTCTTTTTGGAGACAATCTGATGGACGGCGTTCCAGACCCGGAAGCCGACTGGAAAGGATTCTATCGCGATATTCAGCGTTTAGTAGAAGGAGAAAATAAGACATGGAATCCGGTCAAGCGTCGCTTGGAACCGTGGATTGACATGAAGAGACTGAAAAAGGATTACGGCGGCGGATGGCTATGGTAG
- a CDS encoding predicted protein, with protein MGKRIQGAKLRAKKRSQAAVEELQEQQAEAASSQSVVNKPNQDLFVLDTTGDTVPQSQAAEKTEKRKKFRTMSEKDKEQVQKLLRKHGKEELESLAQAGQAIAKHNRLRTRGARNNSKADFDLWNDEPSNDAQIVVKEDSIEVYKHAIGSAWAGTAPEACVIKAQKAKVQPKLAVAVDVAKDGQSYRPDPNAHKSIIQKAVDLEMRRGKAIEYNRTPIAQGLSEETKALLVEDTDSEDEESDVENETEDILAGSLPRRTDKLTKAQRNKQRRLRKEQVLLEMKRREKKLMKQVGEVGRYRKELTRAEREKKDEVERQKAEAEKKRPLGIDLEHQHAAKDPISTPTYPVALPNEIQRSSLRTIKPKGSLLTDRMSSFADRGLAEKRMRKEGKKYTHGKRRKLNVKGRKNNESTGATFVVKG; from the coding sequence ATGGGTAAACGAATCCAAGGAGCCAAGCTCCGAGCGAAGAAACGTTCGCAGGCGGCCGTTGAAGAGCTTCAAGAACAACAGGCGGAAGCGGCCTCCAGTCAATCCGTGGTCAACAAACCCAACCAGGATTTGTTCGTGTTAGATACCACCGGCGATACCGTGCCGCAATCTCAGGCAGCGGAGAAAACCGAGAAGCGCAAAAAGTTCCGAACCATGtccgaaaaagacaaagagCAGGTGCAAAAGTTGCTACGGAAGCACGGTAAGGAAGAACTCGAGTCGTTGGCACAAGCCGGTCAAGCTATCGCAAAGCACAATCGTTTGCGTACCAGAGGAGCGCGGAACAATAGCAAGGCGGATTTTGATTTGTGGAACGACGAACCGTCAAATGATGCACAGATTGTAGTCAAGGAGGACTCGATCGAAGTCTACAAACATGCCATTGGCTCTGCTTGGGCTGGCACAGCGCCGGAAGCTTGTGTAATCAAGGCACAAAAAGCCAAGGTACAACCGAAATTGGCAGTCGCTGTTGATGTTGCTAAAGATGGACAGTCCTATCGTCCTGATCCAAACGCACATAAGTCAATAATCCAAAAAGCTGTCGATTTGGAAATGCGACGGGGAAAGGCCATTGAATACAACCGCACTCCAATCGCCCAGGGCTTGTCGGAAGAAACCAAGGCGTTACTCGTTGAGGATACGGACtcggaagatgaagaaagtGACGTAGAGAACGAAACTGAAGATATTCTGGCCGGTTCGCTACCTCGGAGAACAGACAAGCTTACTAAAGCGCAGCGCAACAAACAGAGGCGCCTACGCAAGGAACAGGTGCTACTTGAAATGAAACGTCGGGAAAAGAAGCTGATGAAGCAAGTCGGAGAAGTAGGTCGGTATAGAAAGGAACTTACACGAGCCGAGCGTGAGAAAAAGGACGAGGTGGAAAGACAAAAGGCGgaagcggaaaagaaacgaCCACTGGGAATCGATTTGGAGCACCAGCACGCCGCAAAGGATCCTATATCTACACCCACCTACCCAGTTGCCTTGCCGAATGAAATCCAAAGGTCTAGCTTGCGCACCATTAAGCCCAAGGGATCCTTGTTGACGGACCGCATGAGTTCCTTTGCGGACCGTGGTCTGGCTGAAAAGCGGATGCGTAAAGAAGGCAAAAAGTATACACACGGCAAACGGCGGAAATTGAACGTAAAAGGGCGCAAGAACAACGAAAGCACCGGCGCTACGTTTGTGGTGAAAGGATAA